The Allochromatium tepidum genome has a window encoding:
- the nifJ gene encoding pyruvate:ferredoxin (flavodoxin) oxidoreductase, with the protein MSHKSLVTLDGNEAAAYVAYLTNEVIAIYPITPSSNMGEWADEWSSQGVQNLWGTVPDVIEMQSEAGAAGAIHGALQGGSLATTFTASQGLLLMIPNMYKIAGELTPTVFHVSARALAAQALSIFGDHSDVMACRATGYAMLCAASVQEVMDFALIAQAATLESRLPFLHFFDGFRTSHEVNKIERLPVETIRALIDEELVKAHRERALNPDHPKLRGTSQNPDVYFQGRETVNPYYAAAPAIVQAVMDRFAALTGRQYRLFEYVGAPDAERVVILMGSGLGAAEETVEHLTARGEKVGLLKIRLFRPFDASALIAALPAGADRIAVLDRTKEPGSDGEPLYKDVTTALARAFSAGERPTMPRVIGGRYGLGSKEFTPAMVKAVFDELAKDAPKNPFTVGILDDVGHTSLVWDPDFKADALNGVTACVFYGLGSDGTVSANKNSIKIIAEETPNHGQGYFEYDSKKAGAVTISHLRFGPNPIKSTYLIGDNEAGFVACHQPTFLTRYDMLDKARPGAVFLLNSATPPDRVWDDLPKRMQRTILDKGLSFYVIDAYGIAAATGMGRRINTIMQTCFFAISGILPKDEAIAHIKHAVEKTYGKKGQALLDRNYQAIDAALAGLHQVQIPAQVTSTFDRPPVVPDTAPEFVRRVTATLMAGRGNQLPVSLMPADGTWPTGTTQFEKRQLALQLPKWDEALCTQCGKCPLVCPHAAIRAKVYPAALTENAPASFKHAAIKGKDFPEGYHVSYQIAPDDCTGCGLCVEVCPIRDRTNPDHKALDMVEAGEIQSAEQVNWDFFLTIPEYDRTRLDATKIKHAMMMQPLFEFSGACVGCGETPYIKLATQLFGDRMLIANATGCSSIYGGNLPTTPYTTNAEGRGPSWNNSLFEDNAEFGLGLRLAVDKQAEQARELVARLAGRIGETLVDGLLNADQSTESGIHEQRERVAALKAKLAGIDSAEARALLALAEQLVKRSVWIIGGDGWAYDIGYGGVDHVLASGRNVNLLILDTEVYSNTGGQKSKATPLGAVAKFAAGGKPTFKKDLAMMAMAYETVYVAQVAFGAKDVQTVRAFLEAESYDGPSIIIAYSPCIAHGVDLSNNLRQQDMAVNSGHWPLLRYDPRRTARGENPLIVDNKAPSIPYRDFINSETRFSLLTRTHPEAAERFLDLAQKHVDTRFSLYEQLAHLAVRKGPASK; encoded by the coding sequence ATGTCGCACAAGAGCCTGGTCACACTCGACGGCAACGAGGCCGCCGCCTATGTGGCGTACCTGACCAACGAGGTCATCGCCATCTATCCCATCACGCCCTCCTCCAACATGGGCGAGTGGGCCGACGAATGGTCCTCACAGGGCGTCCAGAATCTGTGGGGCACGGTGCCGGACGTCATCGAGATGCAGAGCGAGGCCGGCGCCGCAGGGGCCATCCACGGCGCGCTCCAGGGCGGGTCGCTGGCGACCACCTTCACCGCCTCGCAGGGTCTGCTGCTGATGATCCCGAACATGTACAAGATCGCCGGGGAACTGACCCCGACGGTATTCCATGTCTCGGCGCGCGCCCTGGCCGCCCAAGCCCTTTCGATCTTCGGCGACCACTCGGATGTGATGGCCTGCCGCGCTACGGGTTATGCCATGCTCTGCGCCGCCTCGGTGCAGGAGGTGATGGACTTTGCCCTCATCGCCCAGGCCGCCACCCTGGAGAGCCGCCTGCCCTTCCTGCACTTCTTCGACGGCTTCCGCACCTCGCACGAGGTCAACAAGATCGAGCGCCTGCCGGTCGAGACCATCCGCGCCCTGATCGACGAGGAGCTGGTCAAGGCCCATCGCGAGCGCGCCCTGAACCCGGATCATCCCAAACTGCGCGGTACCTCGCAGAACCCGGACGTCTATTTCCAGGGACGGGAGACGGTCAATCCCTATTACGCCGCCGCGCCCGCCATCGTGCAGGCGGTCATGGACCGCTTCGCCGCCCTGACCGGGCGTCAGTACCGGCTGTTCGAGTACGTCGGCGCGCCGGACGCCGAGCGGGTGGTGATACTGATGGGTTCGGGACTGGGCGCGGCGGAAGAAACGGTCGAGCATCTGACCGCACGCGGCGAGAAGGTCGGACTGCTCAAGATCCGGCTGTTCCGCCCCTTCGATGCCTCGGCGCTCATCGCCGCCCTGCCCGCCGGCGCCGACCGGATCGCCGTGCTCGACCGCACCAAGGAGCCGGGCTCCGACGGCGAACCGCTCTACAAGGACGTCACCACCGCGCTCGCGCGTGCCTTCTCCGCCGGTGAACGGCCGACCATGCCGCGCGTCATCGGCGGGCGCTATGGTCTCGGCTCCAAGGAATTCACGCCCGCGATGGTCAAGGCGGTCTTCGACGAGCTGGCCAAGGACGCGCCCAAGAATCCCTTCACGGTCGGCATCCTCGACGACGTGGGCCACACCAGTCTGGTCTGGGATCCCGACTTCAAGGCCGACGCGCTCAACGGCGTGACCGCCTGCGTCTTCTATGGTCTCGGCTCCGACGGCACGGTTTCGGCCAACAAGAACTCGATCAAGATCATCGCCGAGGAGACGCCGAACCACGGTCAAGGCTATTTCGAGTACGACTCCAAGAAAGCCGGTGCCGTGACCATCAGTCATCTGCGCTTCGGTCCCAACCCGATCAAGAGCACCTATCTGATCGGCGACAATGAGGCCGGCTTCGTCGCCTGTCATCAGCCGACCTTCCTCACGCGCTATGACATGCTCGACAAGGCGCGTCCGGGCGCGGTGTTCCTGCTCAACTCAGCCACCCCACCCGACCGGGTCTGGGACGACCTGCCCAAGCGGATGCAGCGCACCATCCTCGACAAGGGTCTGAGCTTCTACGTCATCGACGCCTACGGCATCGCGGCGGCGACCGGCATGGGGCGGCGCATCAACACCATCATGCAGACCTGCTTCTTCGCCATCTCGGGCATCCTGCCGAAAGACGAAGCCATCGCCCACATCAAGCACGCGGTCGAGAAGACCTACGGCAAGAAGGGGCAAGCGCTGCTCGATCGCAACTATCAGGCCATCGACGCCGCGCTCGCCGGACTGCATCAGGTTCAGATTCCAGCCCAGGTCACGAGTACCTTCGATCGTCCGCCCGTGGTCCCGGACACCGCGCCCGAGTTCGTGCGCCGGGTCACGGCCACGCTCATGGCCGGCCGGGGCAACCAACTCCCGGTGAGCCTGATGCCCGCCGACGGCACCTGGCCGACCGGTACTACGCAGTTCGAGAAGCGCCAGCTCGCCCTGCAACTGCCCAAGTGGGACGAAGCCCTCTGCACCCAGTGCGGCAAGTGCCCGCTGGTCTGCCCGCACGCGGCGATCCGCGCCAAGGTCTATCCGGCGGCGCTGACCGAAAACGCACCGGCGAGCTTCAAGCACGCCGCGATCAAGGGCAAGGACTTCCCCGAGGGCTATCACGTCAGCTATCAGATCGCCCCCGACGACTGCACCGGCTGCGGGCTGTGCGTCGAGGTCTGCCCGATCCGCGACCGCACCAACCCCGACCACAAGGCGCTCGACATGGTCGAGGCCGGCGAGATCCAATCCGCCGAGCAGGTCAACTGGGACTTCTTCCTGACCATCCCCGAGTACGACCGCACCCGGCTCGATGCGACCAAGATCAAGCACGCCATGATGATGCAGCCGCTGTTCGAGTTCTCCGGCGCCTGCGTCGGCTGCGGCGAGACGCCCTATATCAAGCTCGCCACCCAGCTCTTCGGCGACCGGATGCTGATCGCCAATGCCACCGGCTGTTCGTCGATCTATGGCGGCAACCTGCCGACCACGCCCTACACGACCAATGCGGAAGGACGCGGCCCGAGCTGGAACAACTCGCTGTTCGAGGACAACGCCGAGTTCGGTCTGGGTCTGCGCTTGGCGGTCGACAAGCAGGCCGAGCAGGCGCGCGAGCTGGTCGCGCGGCTGGCGGGCCGGATCGGCGAGACGCTGGTCGATGGGCTGCTGAACGCCGATCAATCGACCGAGTCCGGCATCCACGAGCAACGCGAACGGGTCGCGGCGCTCAAGGCCAAGCTGGCCGGGATCGACTCGGCCGAAGCCCGCGCCCTGCTCGCACTCGCCGAGCAACTGGTCAAGCGCAGTGTCTGGATCATCGGCGGTGACGGCTGGGCCTATGACATCGGCTATGGCGGCGTCGACCATGTGCTCGCCAGCGGGCGCAACGTCAATCTGCTGATCCTCGACACCGAGGTCTACTCCAACACCGGCGGTCAGAAGTCCAAGGCCACCCCGCTCGGCGCCGTGGCCAAGTTCGCCGCCGGCGGCAAGCCGACCTTCAAGAAGGATCTGGCCATGATGGCCATGGCCTACGAGACCGTCTATGTCGCCCAGGTCGCCTTCGGCGCCAAGGACGTGCAGACGGTGCGCGCCTTCCTGGAGGCCGAGTCCTACGACGGCCCCTCGATCATCATCGCCTACTCGCCCTGTATCGCCCATGGCGTGGATCTGTCCAACAACCTGCGCCAGCAGGACATGGCGGTCAACTCGGGACACTGGCCGCTGCTGCGCTACGATCCGCGGCGCACCGCGCGCGGCGAGAATCCGCTCATCGTCGACAACAAGGCGCCGAGCATCCCCTATCGCGACTTCATCAACTCCGAGACCCGTTTCAGCCTGCTGACCCGGACCCATCCCGAGGCCGCCGAGCGCTTCCTCGATCTGGCACAGAAGCATGTGGACACACGCTTCAGTCTCTATGAGCAACTGGCGCATCTGGCGGTCCGGAAAGGTCCGGCCTCCAAGTAA
- the rimI gene encoding ribosomal protein S18-alanine N-acetyltransferase, producing MCRPDLDAVLAVERAAYVFPWSREIFEDCLKAGYSCWLGEIDVTIVAYGVMSVAAGECQIFNLGVHPDRQGRGLGRRMLRHLLRLARRRKAETAFLEVRVSNAAALALYRAEGFCEVGRRRNYYPAPNGREDALVLALELMTDEAEF from the coding sequence ATGTGTCGGCCGGATCTGGACGCCGTGCTTGCGGTCGAGCGCGCGGCCTATGTCTTTCCCTGGAGTCGGGAGATCTTCGAGGACTGTTTGAAGGCCGGCTACAGCTGCTGGCTCGGCGAGATCGACGTGACCATCGTCGCGTATGGCGTGATGTCGGTCGCGGCCGGGGAGTGTCAGATCTTCAATCTCGGCGTCCATCCCGACCGGCAGGGGCGCGGACTGGGACGCCGGATGCTGCGTCATCTGCTGCGGCTGGCGCGTCGGCGTAAGGCCGAAACGGCTTTTCTGGAGGTGCGCGTCTCGAATGCAGCGGCGCTGGCGCTCTATCGCGCCGAGGGATTCTGTGAGGTCGGTCGGCGGCGCAACTATTACCCCGCGCCCAATGGGCGCGAGGACGCGCTCGTCCTGGCACTCGAATTGATGACGGATGAGGCGGAGTTCTGA
- the trpE gene encoding anthranilate synthase component I encodes MTPKTFNALAEQGYNRIPVACEVLADLETPLSVYLKLAKGPYSYLFESVQGGEKWGRYSIIGLPARTVIKIRGHQIRVERDGQVIESTESADPLAWIEQYQSRFQVAEIEGLPRFTGGLVGYFGYDTIRYIEPKLAVCPNPDQLGTPDILLMVSDEVVVFDNLSGRLYIIVHLDPTAGDTLEAGEARIGALNAMMRQPIPNGQSNPPREVEESHFVSGFTETAFKQAVERIKEYILAGDCMQVVLSQRLSIPFGAPPLDLYRALRGLNPSPYMYFLDLADFHIVGSSPEILTRLEDGVVTVRPIAGTRRRGHTEAEDQALEAELLADPKELAEHLMLIDLGRNDTGRVSEIGSVRLTDKMIVERYSHVMHIVSNVIGTLKEGLSAIDVLRATFPAGTVSGAPKIRAMEIIDELEPVKRGIYSGAVGYLSWNGNMDTAIAIRTAVIRDGTLHIQAGAGIVADSVPESEWQETMNKGRAIFRAVTAAEVGIDRYGCGVKRV; translated from the coding sequence ATGACCCCCAAGACCTTCAACGCCCTCGCCGAGCAGGGCTACAACCGCATTCCAGTCGCCTGCGAGGTGCTCGCCGACCTCGAAACCCCGCTGAGCGTCTATCTCAAGCTGGCCAAGGGGCCCTATTCCTATCTGTTCGAGTCGGTGCAGGGCGGCGAGAAATGGGGTCGCTACTCCATCATCGGCCTGCCGGCGCGCACCGTCATCAAGATCCGCGGTCATCAGATCCGGGTCGAGCGCGACGGTCAGGTGATCGAGTCGACCGAGAGCGCCGATCCGCTGGCCTGGATCGAGCAGTACCAGAGCCGGTTCCAGGTCGCCGAGATCGAGGGTCTACCGCGTTTCACCGGCGGTCTGGTCGGCTATTTCGGCTATGACACCATCCGCTATATCGAGCCGAAGCTGGCGGTCTGTCCCAATCCCGATCAGCTCGGCACGCCGGATATCCTACTGATGGTTTCGGACGAGGTGGTCGTGTTCGACAACCTCAGCGGGCGGCTCTATATCATCGTGCATCTGGACCCGACCGCCGGGGACACCCTGGAGGCGGGCGAGGCGCGCATCGGTGCGCTGAATGCGATGATGCGTCAGCCGATCCCCAATGGTCAGAGCAACCCGCCGCGCGAGGTCGAGGAATCGCACTTCGTCTCGGGTTTCACCGAGACCGCGTTCAAGCAGGCCGTCGAGCGCATCAAGGAGTACATCCTCGCCGGCGACTGTATGCAGGTGGTGCTCTCACAGCGGCTCTCGATCCCCTTCGGTGCTCCGCCGCTCGATCTCTATCGGGCGTTGCGCGGGCTGAATCCCTCGCCCTATATGTACTTCCTGGATCTGGCCGACTTCCACATCGTCGGTTCCTCGCCCGAGATCCTGACCCGACTGGAAGACGGCGTGGTCACGGTGCGTCCGATCGCCGGCACCCGACGGCGCGGTCACACCGAGGCCGAGGACCAGGCGCTCGAAGCCGAGCTGCTGGCCGACCCCAAGGAACTGGCCGAGCATCTGATGCTGATCGATCTCGGGCGCAACGACACCGGGCGCGTCTCCGAGATCGGCAGTGTGCGCCTGACCGACAAGATGATCGTCGAGCGCTATTCGCATGTGATGCACATCGTCTCCAACGTCATCGGCACGCTCAAGGAAGGACTGAGCGCCATCGACGTGCTGCGCGCTACCTTCCCCGCCGGGACCGTCTCGGGCGCGCCCAAGATCCGCGCCATGGAGATCATCGACGAGCTGGAGCCGGTCAAGCGCGGCATCTATTCGGGCGCGGTCGGCTATCTGTCCTGGAACGGCAACATGGACACGGCCATCGCCATCCGCACCGCCGTCATCCGGGACGGCACCCTGCACATCCAGGCCGGCGCCGGCATCGTCGCCGACTCGGTGCCCGAGTCCGAGTGGCAGGAGACCATGAACAAGGGCCGCGCGATCTTTCGCGCCGTCACCGCCGCCGAGGTCGGGATCGACCGCTATGGTTGTGGCGTGAAGCGGGTCTGA
- a CDS encoding phosphoglycolate phosphatase yields the protein MSLLQPKMILIDLDGTLVDSVPDLTYCVDAMMARLGRPARGEAAVRTWVGNGIERLVRRALIGQLDGEPDETDYQRAYPIFLELYAENTFNRSGLYPGVREGLEFMRDAGYPLGCVTNKAARFTEPLLQHLGIYDFFGIVISGDTLPRKKPDPLPLIHAAGHFGVKPKASLMIGDSVSDVNAARAAGFKIICTSYGYNHGVDIRESDPDAVIDSFVELRELLAS from the coding sequence ATGTCACTGTTGCAGCCGAAGATGATCCTGATCGACCTCGATGGAACCCTGGTCGACAGTGTTCCGGATCTGACCTATTGCGTCGATGCCATGATGGCGCGGCTCGGACGCCCGGCGCGCGGCGAGGCGGCCGTGCGCACCTGGGTGGGCAACGGGATCGAGCGTCTGGTGCGCCGCGCCCTGATCGGTCAGCTCGACGGCGAGCCGGACGAGACCGACTATCAGCGCGCCTATCCGATCTTTCTCGAACTCTATGCCGAGAACACCTTCAATCGCTCCGGACTCTATCCGGGCGTGCGCGAAGGGCTGGAGTTCATGCGGGACGCGGGCTATCCGCTCGGCTGCGTCACCAACAAGGCGGCGCGCTTCACCGAACCGCTGCTCCAGCATCTCGGGATCTACGACTTCTTCGGCATCGTCATCAGCGGCGACACCCTGCCGCGCAAGAAGCCCGATCCGCTGCCGTTGATCCATGCCGCCGGTCATTTCGGCGTCAAGCCGAAAGCGTCGCTGATGATCGGCGACTCGGTGAGCGATGTGAACGCCGCGCGCGCGGCCGGGTTCAAGATCATCTGTACCAGCTACGGCTACAACCACGGAGTCGATATCCGCGAATCCGACCCGGACGCGGTGATCGATTCGTTCGTCGAGCTGCGTGAGCTGCTGGCGAGCTGA
- the rpe gene encoding ribulose-phosphate 3-epimerase produces the protein MPADLIAPSILSANFAKLGEEVDNVLASGADIVHFDVMDNHYVPNLTIGPLVCEALRKHGVTAPIDVHLMVKPVDRIIPDFAKAGATYITFHPEASEHVDRTLQLIRDSGCKSGLVFNPATPLTYLDYVLEKVDMILLMSVNPGFGGQSFIPSALDKLREVREIIDDSGLDIRLEIDGGVKVDNIAEIKAAGADTFVSGSGLFGYGRDSDPNRYDSIVGEMRRALAGVDR, from the coding sequence ATGCCGGCTGATCTGATCGCACCGTCCATCCTTTCGGCGAACTTCGCCAAGCTCGGCGAAGAGGTCGACAACGTCCTTGCCTCCGGGGCCGACATCGTGCACTTCGATGTCATGGACAATCACTATGTTCCGAACCTGACCATCGGCCCGCTGGTGTGCGAGGCTCTGCGCAAGCATGGCGTCACCGCCCCCATCGATGTGCATCTGATGGTCAAGCCGGTCGACCGCATCATCCCCGACTTCGCCAAGGCGGGCGCGACCTACATCACCTTCCATCCGGAAGCGAGCGAGCACGTCGACCGCACCCTGCAACTGATCCGCGACTCGGGCTGCAAGTCCGGTCTGGTGTTCAACCCGGCCACGCCCCTGACCTATCTCGACTATGTGCTGGAAAAGGTCGACATGATCCTCTTGATGTCGGTCAACCCCGGCTTCGGCGGTCAGAGCTTCATTCCCTCGGCGCTCGACAAGCTGCGCGAGGTGCGCGAGATCATCGACGACTCGGGGCTCGACATCCGGCTGGAGATCGACGGCGGGGTCAAGGTCGACAACATCGCCGAGATCAAGGCCGCCGGGGCCGATACCTTCGTCTCCGGCTCGGGACTCTTCGGCTATGGCCGCGACTCCGACCCCAATCGTTACGACAGCATCGTCGGCGAGATGCGGCGCGCGCTCGCCGGCGTCGATCGCTGA